A genome region from Musa acuminata AAA Group cultivar baxijiao chromosome BXJ3-5, Cavendish_Baxijiao_AAA, whole genome shotgun sequence includes the following:
- the LOC135638425 gene encoding pentatricopeptide repeat-containing protein At2g33680-like, which translates to MNYKLICKPLTLHSPAQVKAVDCLTSRWLGCSFRPSVASLLTASRFHGSLPHSTARFEVEKRYAALLRAAAQSGTLPDGRAIHGRILRTIPHPSVFLSNSLANMYCKCRALPHALRVFDEMPNPDVVSWNTVVDGCFLSGLRFDALACFREMLRCGVSPDEFSFVGVLKSCDLGMGFSAHCVVVKYGLGDSAFVASGLAEFYAVYGLLSDVMKVFESLERKDIVLVNAVIGLLAKAGNFEEAFKVFCNHVLASHLLPVRATFVNVLSGIDGFEFWREAIQVHGLVVKFGFEGDGAVQSSLIRVYANCCCMDDAHDLLRYSNSQNVISWTSLICAYASQEQFRDALDVFCHFFHDGMMLDDVLLACVLSIAAASDSQKLGIQFHAVVLKYGFGLNNCINHALMDMYTKCLCMPDALKIFQHIGEDHNLLSWTILISGYAKCGSSMEALDTFYQMNKEDIIADSVACIGALMGCTYLQAVDQGEQIHAFLIKSGSEMDVAVQTALLSLYSECGSLNEAIQLFEMMIVHDVVSWTALISAYANLGCNEKALLCMNQMLQDEIKPNHFTFVSALKAAAKLTYPVIGKSIHAAIVKSGLEEDTFIGSALIDMYCKCGSIGSAVSYFNGASKHDLVLWNALLAGHAQHGNVLELLKAYEEMVDRGLKPDDITFLSVLSGCSHGGLIDKVVHFFRSMSDDYGIRPQMEHHACVVGAFGRAGLLTDAVSFIEGMGINPGSTVLRTLVSFCIMYGHVRLGFASIAKMVLLGQMDSSAFVLVSNLYAVEEKWHDRRKIRDVMEADVVNLKKVGVSWIT; encoded by the coding sequence ATGAACTATAAGCTTATATGCAAGCCATTAACACTTCATTCTCCTGCACAAGTCAAGGCAGTAGATTGCCTCACAAGTAGATGGTTGGGTTGCAGCTTTAGACCCTCCGTTGCTTCTCTCTTGACAGCTTCAAGGTTCCATGGCTCCCTTCCGCATTCTACCGCCCGCTTTGAGGTCGAGAAGCGGTACGCCGCGCTCCTGCGAGCCGCCGCGCAATCTGGAACGCTTCCCGATGGCAGAGCCATCCACGGCCGCATCCTCCGGACCATCCCCCACCCTTCCGTTTTTCTTTCCAACAGCTTGGCCAATATGTACTGTAAGTGCCGCGCCCTGCCGCACGCCCTCCGcgtgttcgacgaaatgcccaATCCAGACGTCGTGTCGTGGAACACCGTTGTCGACGGCTGCTTCCTCTCCGGCCTCCGCTTCGACGCCTTGGCTTGCTTTAGGGAGATGCTGCGATGCGGTGTCTCTCCCGATGAGTTTAGTTTCGTCGGAGTTCTTAAAAGCTGCGATCTTGGCATGGGGTTTTCGGCTCACTGCGTTGTGGTCAAATATGGTCTTGGCGACAGTGCTTTCGTTGCAAGTGGCCTTGCTGAGTTCTATGCTGTCTATGGACTCCTCAGTGACGTGATGAAGGTTTTTGAGAGCTTGGAGCGCAAGGACATTGTATTGGTTAATGCCGTGATTGGTCTACTTGCTAAAGCTGGGAATTTTGAAGAAGCTTTTAAGGTGTTTTGCAATCATGTTTTGGCATCACACCTGCTGCCTGTTCGAGCTACTTTTGTTAATGTGTTGAGTGGGATCGATGGGTTTGAATTCTGGAGGGAGGCTATTCAAGTTCATGGCCTGGTAGTTAAATTTGGGTTTGAGGGGGATGGTGCTGTGCAGAGTTCCcttatcagagtgtatgctaatTGTTGTTGCATGGATGACGCACATGATTTGTTGAGATATTCGAACAGCCAGAACGTGATCTCTTGGACCAGCTTGATATGTGCGTATGCAAGCCAAGAACAATTTCGAGATGCTTTAGATGTCTTCTGTCATTTTTTTCACGACGGCATGATGTTGGATGATGTTTTGTTAGCTTGTGTTCTTAGTATTGCAGCTGCTTCTGACTCTCAGAAACTTGGTATTCAGTTTCATGCTGTTGTCCTCAAATATGGTTTTGGGCTAAATAACTGCATCAATCATGCCCTGATGGATATGTACACCAAGTGTCTGTGTATGCCGGATGCTCTGAAGATTTTCCAGCATATCGGTGAAGACCACAATTTATTATCATGGACTATATTGATTTCAGGCTATGCCAAGTGTGGATCCTCCATGGAAGCACTGGACACATTCTACCAGATGAACAAAGAAGATATTATTGCTGATTCAGTTGCATGCATTGGTGCTCTTATGGGTTGCACCTATTTGCAGGCTGTAGATCAAGGTGAACAAATTCATGCCTTTTTGATTAAATCAGGCTCAGAGATGGATGTCGCAGTCCAGACAGCACTACTGTCTCTTTATTCTGAATGCGGGAGCTTGAATGAAGCAATTCAGCTGTTTGAAATGATGATTGTACATGATGTTGTTTCTTGGACTGCATTGATTTCAGCATATGCAAATCTCGGATGCAATGAGAAAGCTCTTTTGTGCATGAATCAAATGCTCCAAGATGAAATTAAGCCGAATCACTTCACTTTCGTAAGTGCACTTAAGGCTGCGGCTAAACTAACATATCCTGTGATCGGAAAGTCAATTCATGCTGCTATCGTAAAGTCTGGCCTGGAAGAAGATACATTCATTGGAAGTGCTCTTATCGACATGTATTGCAAGTGTGGAAGCATAGGAAGTGCAGTAAGCTACTTCAATGGAGCATCTAAACATGACCTTGTTCTCTGGAATGCTTTGCTTGCGGGGCATGCACAACATGGTAATGTCCTGGagctgctcaaggcttatgaggaAATGGTTGATCGTGGGCTAAAGCCCGATGATATTACATTCCTTTCTGTTCTCTCTGGTTGCAGCCATGGTGGCCTTATTGACAAAGTAGTCCATTTCTTTAGGAGCATGAGTGATGACTATGGAATCAGACCACAAATGGAGCACCATGCTTGTGTTGTTGGCGCTTTTGGACGTGCTGGTTTACTTACGGATGCAGTCAGTTTTATCGAGGGAATGGGAATTAATCCTGGTTCAACAGTGCTAAGAACCTTGGTTAGCTTTTGTATTATGTATGGACATGTTAGATTAGGTTTCGCCTCAATCGCAAAGATGGTGTTATTGGGCCAGATGGATAGCTCAGCATTTGTATTGGTGTCTAATTTATATGCTGTTGAAGAGAAGTGGCATGATAgaaggaaaattagagatgtAATGGAAGCTGATGTAGTGAACCTGAAGAAGGTTGGTGTGAGCTGGATTACATAA
- the LOC135638426 gene encoding putative pectinesterase 63, giving the protein MLTICVGWWPFKMPQLRYTGNMAMFGNRSRREGSHKKLDRFIRFLHLSFLPSHAPPPPPPPPPSKMRRQLGQAHSPAALLAALFCLRILPALAAAADLGNLEPPSAPTLEPLLAVTERSGRVVTVRKDGTGDFRTITDAVKSIPSGNTARTVIKIGPGVYREKILVDRSRPYVTFYGQPGAMPTISFDGTAARYGTANSATVAVESSYFVASNVIFENTAPMPSDGVQGAQAVAMRISGDMAAFYNCKFYGYQDTLCDDTGRHFFKNCFIRGTVDFIFGNGRSIYQVLYSLLLPLCCTLNVADNVAYITAQARSNPSDKSGFSFIHCNITGTGNAFLSRAWREMSRVVFSYTHMGRLIDPRGWDNKGVAGRNRTVYFGEYKCLGPGAVTDGRVNYARLLNDKQARPFLTMDFIQAQSWLLPPPAV; this is encoded by the exons ATGCTAACAATTTGTGTTGGATGGTGGCCTTTCAAGATGCCTCAGTTACGTTATACCGGCAATATGGCCATGTTTGGTAACCGTAGCAGGCGAGAAGGATCACATAAGAAGCTGGACCGGTTTATTCGTTTCCTTCACCTCTCTTTCCTTCCTTCtcatgctcctcctcctcctcctcctcctcctccatcgaaGATGAGACGACAATTGGGACAAGCTCACTCTCCGGCCGCCCTCCTTGCAGCCCTCTTCTGCCTCCGTATCCTCCCCGCCCTCGCGGCCGCCGCTGACTTGGGCAACCTCGAACCACCAAGTGCACCGACCCTAGAACCACTCCTCGCAGTGACGGAGCGAAGCGGGAGGGTCGTGACGGTGAGGAAGGACGGCACCGGAGACTTCCGAACGATCACGGACGCCGTCAAAAGCATCCCATCCGGCAACACCGCCCGCACCGTCATCAAGATCGGCCCGGGGGTCTACCGGGAGAAGATCCTCGTCGACCGGTCCAGGCCGTACGTCACGTTCTACGGCCAACCCGGTGCGATGCCGACGATATCGTTCGACGGCACGGCTGCGAGGTACGGGACGGCGAACAGCGCCACCGTCGCCGTGGAGTCCAGCTACTTCGTCGCGAGCAACGTGATCTTCGAG AACACGGCACCGATGCCAAGCGACGGAGTGCAGGGAGCTCAAGCGGTGGCGATGAGGATATCGGGGGACATGGCAGCCTTCTACAACTGCAAGTTCTACGGATACCAAGACACGCTTTGCGATGACACCGGCAGGCATTTCTTCAAGAACTGCTTCATTAGGGGAACAGTCGACTTCATCTTTGGCAATGGCAGATCCATCTACCAGGTTCTATACTCCCTTCTGCTTCCTCTCTGTTGCACACTTAATG TGGCAGATAATGTCGCCTACATTACAGCACAAGCGAGATCTAATCCATCAGATAAGAGTGGCTTCTCCTTCATCCACTGCAACATCACAGGCACCGGGAACGCATTCCTGAGCCGGGCATGGCGAGAGATGTCGAGGGTGGTCTTCTCCTACACCCACATGGGCCGCCTCATCGACCCCAGAGGCTGGGACAACAAGGGCGTCGCCGGCCGCAACAG GACGGTGTACTTTGGCGAGTACAAGTGCTTGGGACCTGGGGCTGTTACCGATGGGCGTGTGAACTATGCCAGATTACTCAATGATAAGCAGGCAAGGCCATTCCTCACCATGGACTTCATCCAAGCACAATCATGGCTTCTTCCTCCCCCTGCAGTCTAG
- the LOC135638266 gene encoding protein SMALL AUXIN UP-REGULATED RNA 12-like, translating to MGEEAGKVTSIWQIVRLREILQKWQSIALGPKEDRHRASGIPPTVSSRLKDVCVQCDSDEECCQSPEAPPDVPKGCCPVYVGPEQRRFVIPTSYFSLPVFRLLLEKAEKEFGFDHKGGLTIPCEIETFKYILQCMDRHGKGLIDDEGNPTGLED from the exons ATGGGTGAGGAAGCTGGGAAGGTGACTAGTATCTGGCAGATTGTGAGACTGCGAGAGATCCTTCAGAAATGGCAGTCCATCGCCCTCGGGCCAAAAGAGGACCGGCACAGGGCGTCCGGGATCCCCCCGACCGTCAGCAGCCGCCTAAAGGACGTGTGCGTCCAGTGTGACTCCGACGAGGAGTGCTGCCAGAGCCCGGAGGCGCCGCCGGATGTCCCCAAGGGGTGCTGCCCAGTGTACGTAGGACCAGAGCAGAGGAGGTTTGTGATTCCGACGAGTTACTTCAGCCTGCCGGTGTTCAGGCTGCTACTGGAGAAGGCTGAGAAGGAGTTCGGCTTCGATCACAAGGGCGGACTCACCATCCCTTGCGAGATCGAGACGTTCAAGTACATCCTCCAGTGCATGGACCGGCACGGCAAGGGCCTCATCGATGACG AAGGAAATCCAACAGGGCTCGAGGACTGA
- the LOC103985534 gene encoding dormancy-associated protein homolog 3 isoform X1 — protein MSLLHHLWDDTVAGPPPDTGLGKLRKSSSFSPSSLSAAAAAAAAAPVALQVTRSITILRGSASAAPPSPTSSAASSPRGPWSALDSPLSPPTPRGDWKRLRRKPTPVAEGVETAEPRSPTVYDWVVISSLDS, from the exons ATGAGTCTTCTCCACCACCTGTGGGACGACACCGTCGCCGGGCCGCCACCGGACACCGGCCTCGGCAAGCTCCGGAAgtcctcctccttctccccttCCTCACTCTCTGCTgccgccgcagcagcagcagcagctcccgTCGCTCTTCAGGTCACTCGGAGCATCACCATCCTCCGGGGCAGCGCCTCCGCCGCACCGCCCTCACCGACGTCTTCTGCCGCCTCGTCGCCTCGGGGCCCGTGGAGCGCCCTTGATTCCCCTCTTTCCC CTCCGACGCCGAGGGGAGACTGGAAGAGGCTCCGGAGGAAGCCGACGCCGGTGGCCGAGGGGGTCGAGACTGCCGAGCCGAGAAGCCCCACCGTCTATGACTG
- the LOC103985534 gene encoding dormancy-associated protein homolog 3 isoform X2, translating into MSLLHHLWDDTVAGPPPDTGLGKLRKSSSFSPSSLSAAAAAAAAAPVALQVTRSITILRGSASAAPPSPTSSAASSPRGPWSALDSPLSPPTPRGDWKRLRRKPTPVAEGVETAEPRSPTVYDWVAISSLDR; encoded by the exons ATGAGTCTTCTCCACCACCTGTGGGACGACACCGTCGCCGGGCCGCCACCGGACACCGGCCTCGGCAAGCTCCGGAAgtcctcctccttctccccttCCTCACTCTCTGCTgccgccgcagcagcagcagcagctcccgTCGCTCTTCAGGTCACTCGGAGCATCACCATCCTCCGGGGCAGCGCCTCCGCCGCACCGCCCTCACCGACGTCTTCTGCCGCCTCGTCGCCTCGGGGCCCGTGGAGCGCCCTTGATTCCCCTCTTTCCC CTCCGACGCCGAGGGGAGACTGGAAGAGGCTCCGGAGGAAGCCGACGCCGGTGGCCGAGGGGGTCGAGACTGCCGAGCCGAGAAGCCCCACCGTCTATGACTG GGTGGCCATAAGTTCCCTGGATAGATGA
- the LOC108952776 gene encoding pentatricopeptide repeat-containing protein At1g19720: MENSFLGCHPTDLIPNPFLNQSKLFQFLRPPLTTTITPFLAQKPKQKQPLPTAAGSLKLPEHGGHLQQAITALEQGSPIRPGAYISLLQSCIDADSIEDGRRLHASLCSVQDRNPFVETKLVSMYAKCGSLEDARRVFAGMRERNLFTWSAMIGGYAREQRWGEVVDLFFGMMHEGVLPDTFLLPRILQACSNTGNLETGRLLHSLAVRIGLLDSSKEVRVSNSVLAMYAKCGELDSASRFFERMDRRDRVSWNSIISGHCQCGGHEAALRLFARMRAEGIEPGVVTWNILILSYNQSSNPDLAMELMEQMESSGIAPDVFTWTSMISGLAQNDRMNEALDLFQEMLLSGVEPNGMTVASAISACASLQALDNGKELHSYAIRIGCIHSILVGNSLIDMYAKCGRLEDAQRIFEEMAEKDVFTWNSMIGGYTRAGYCGKAYDLFSRMESSGVRRNVVTWNAMISGYIQNGDEDQAVELFHTMEMEGIRRNTATWNTLIAGSLQNGDPDQALRIFRQMQAFSVRPNSVTILSILPACTNLLSVLKVKEIHSCILHNDLQRDISIANALVDTYSKSGDIEYARVVFDGLSGRDLISWNSMIAGLVLHGRCHDARDLFNQMKQEGIRPNKAIFASVINAYGLDGLVNEGKKLFSNMTEEYQLSPGLEHYTGMVNLLGRSGRLREASDLIDNMPIEPDAALWNALLTAARIYGNIRIANLAATHLFKLEPRNPETLRLLSHAQALYGKSNDVSKVPRAKKEGSVNESHGYCWMEVKQKVITFSTGRQLTLNSESKLAEINSRIMDTNEVIPEFDVTILEIEEDSEDIVGSHSEKLAVAFGLVNLPTFRAIRIVKSVRICTNCHTICKLISKLYKREILIKDPKSLHRFKDGTCSCRDYW, encoded by the coding sequence ATGGAGAACTCATTCCTAGGCTGCCACCCCACCGACCTAATCCCCAATCCCTTCCTCAACCAGTCGAAACTATTCCAATTCCTCAGACCACCACTTACAACCACCATCACCCCCTTTCTTGCCCAGAAACCCAAGCAAAAACAACCACTGCCCACGGCTGCCGGCTCCCTCAAGCTCCCTGAGCACGGCGGCCACCTCCAGCAAGCCATCACCGCCCTGGAACAGGGCTCCCCCATCCGGCCCGGAGCTTACATTTCCCTGCTCCAGTCTTGCATTGACGCCGACTCCATCGAAGATGGCCGCCGGCTCCACGCCTCGCTCTGCTCGGTGCAGGACCGCAACCCTTTCGTCGAGACCAAGCTCGTCAGCATGTACGCTAAATGCGGCAGCTTGGAGGATGCCCGCCGGGTGTTCGCCGGAATGCGCGAGAGGAACCTCTTCACCTGGTCGGCGATGATCGGCGGCTACGCCCGCGAGCAGCGCTGGGGCGAGGTCGTCGACCTGTTCTTCGGCATGATGCACGAGGGCGTGCTCCCCGACACCTTCCTGCTTCCGAGGATCTTGCAGGCCTGCAGCAACACCGGCAATTTAGAGACCGGGCGGCTGCTGCACTCACTTGCCGTTCGGATCGGACTTCTGGATTCGTCGAAAGAGGTCCGTGTGAGCAACTCGGTGTTGGCGATGTATGCAAAATGTGGTGAGCTGGATTCGGCCTCGAGGTTTTTTGAGAGGATGGATAGACGAGATAGGGTATCGTGGAATTCTATCATTTCCGGGCACTGCCAGTGTGGTGGCCATGAAGCAGCTCTGAGGCTTTTTGCACGAATGAGAGCTGAAGGGATTGAACCAGGAGTTGTCACTTGGAATATACTTATTTTGAGCTATAATCAATCTAGCAATCCGGATCTTGCAATGGAGCTCATGGAGCAGATGGAGAGTTCTGGAATCGCGCCAGATGTCTTTACATGGACAAGCATGATTTCGGGGCTTGCTCAGAATGACAGGATGAATGAAGCTTTGGATCTCTTTCAGGAGATGTTGCTTTCAGGAGTGGAACCGAATGGCATGACTGTTGCAAGTGCTATATCTGCTTGTGCCTCTTTGCAAGCTTTGGACAATGGAAAGGAACTCCACTCGTATGCGATTAGGATCGGATGCATCCACAGCATTCTAGTGGGGAATTCGCTGATCGATATGTATGCAAAATGTGGTAGACTAGAGGATGCTCAGAGGATCTTTGAGGAGATGGCTGAGAAAGATGTCTTCACTTGGAATTCAATGATTGGAGGTTACACACGAGCTGGTTACTGTGGTAAGGCTTATGATCTGTTCTCAAGGATGGAGAGTTCAGGTGTGCGCCGAAACGTAGTGACTTGGAATGCCATGATCTCAGGCTACATTCAGAATGGGGATGAGGACCAAGCCGTGGAACTCTTTCACACGATGGAAATGGAGGGGATCAGAAGAAACACAGCTACATGGAACACTCTGATTGCTGGTTCATTGCAAAATGGTGATCCAGACCAGGCCCTAAGAATATTCAGACAAATGCAGGCATTTTCGGTTCGGCCTAATTCGGTTACCATTCTTAGTATCCTTCCAGCTTGTACAAATTTATTGTCGGTGTTGAAGGTGAAGGAGATCCATTCTTGCATTCTGCACAATGATCTGCAGCGTGATATCTCGATTGCAAATGCTCTCGTAGATACTTACTCAAAGTCTGGAGATATCGAGTATGCTCGAGTAGTATTCGATGGTCTCTCAGGAAGGGATCTCATCTCTTGGAATTCAATGATTGCTGGGCTTGTTCTACATGGACGTTGTCATGATGCACGAGATCTTTTTAATCAAATGAAACAGGAAGGTATAAGACCAAACAAAGCAATCTTTGCTAGTGTGATAAATGCCTATGGTCTTGATGGATTGGTGAATGAAGGAAAGAAGCTCTTCTCTAACATGACGGAGGAGTACCAGCTGTCTCCAGGTTTAGAACACTACACTGGAATGGTAAATCTCTTGGGGCGTTCTGGTAGGCTTAGAGAAGCTTCTGATCTGATTGACAATATGCCTATTGAGCCCGATGCTGCTCTCTGGAATGCCCTTCTTACTGCAGCTAGAATATATGGCAATATCAGAATAGCAAACCTTGCGGCAACCCATTTGTTTAAGCTGGAACCTAGAAACCCTGAAACTCTCAGGCTGCTATCACATGCTCAAGCTTTATATGGAAAGTCAAATGATGTGTCAAAGGTGCCAAGGGCTAAGAAAGAAGGCAGTGTTAATGAGTCTCATGGTTATTGCTGGATGGAAGTAAAACAGAAGGTGATTACCTTCTCAACAGGAAGACAGCTTACGTTGAATTCAGAGTCCAAACTAGCTGAAATTAATAGCAGAATAATGGATACAAATGAAGTCATCCCTGAATTTGATGTTACTATTCTTGAGATTGAGGAAGACAGCGAAGACATAGTTGGCAGCCACAGCGAGAAGCTAGCAGTTGCCTTTGGACTTGTTAACCTGCCAACTTTTAGAGCCATTCGGATAGTTAAGAGTGTTCGGATATGTACCAATTGTCACACAATTTGcaagttaatttctaaattatataaaCGTGAAATATTGATCAAGGATCCAAAGTCTTTGCATCGCTTTAAAGATGGGACATGTTCTTGCAGAGATTATTGGTAA